A DNA window from Hordeum vulgare subsp. vulgare chromosome 1H, MorexV3_pseudomolecules_assembly, whole genome shotgun sequence contains the following coding sequences:
- the LOC123439926 gene encoding uncharacterized protein LOC123439926 isoform X2 produces MGDMMNAPAPSSKPRTPNRTTNPIAIAMAGGEKLLVQESTVPVVSSATDPSPPAVRLAHFLHPRAGGAQRPPLPSPPSNAGPILADGLQVEFKGWAESPNLWTRWVAKLRPRCEPLWRKLGIQDAVLATTYRVRRDEGAMLQLAAIWSAETNTFVFPWGEATVTLEDVAVLGGLPLLGRPVRASLKGAPREDVEALEGVRRALYRSDSQKPDHRAWAMPFLEPSPGEGPAAGDGDAAGLLEHGAFLAMWLSLFVLPAPPFDVVRAEVLPIAARLARGSCVALGPAALASIYRDLSALNRYINLDKRYQPFVGWAPLHILQLWVLARFPELRPEMATTLDLVARHQPWAARWHRVHKVTDTIDVHRVFMSPREFEWRPYGRSTFAPSPKKSCSWVHGRDMARSIQLLSFAQCLRACELVGMRCIEQYNPHRVARQLGFDQDVPGSVARVNSDWKIAWGTYFMEPRNFAFIVPQYMLAVTFEYAQWWKPYAFGCDTSIDNNVNLKEFPVLVSPRDKNMEVLHDGNSGKKQHVQPGMSPPDTFEVTVEHLAEGAEPAQIANDSALRCVRKGTKTRSVKQASPDVKAVLVSAVDESSRVSVMEQGLPRKHRKVEAPNVFTKQNSSSEHGEVAFRHLVKRAVNTTNRKAIGATVGHVQPSVEDIVVILDGEFDESVGKEHEVGATVGHVQPSLEDIMVISDEEFDDSVGKEHEVGAMPMEGNEKANKDASALNQQSDTLMEDCIVVNRKSSGNNKMYSSNPVDANPELGKRVSTKTLYYLRPIRPVKDAQERDATGKNTDQRAYLPRREVGTREMIEDASAAREAEKVALQKVIDSLKEEIAAAQARLRDRSPSKS; encoded by the exons ATGGGCGATATGATGAATGCGCCTGCCCCTTCCTCAAAGCCCAGAACCCCAAACCGGACCACCAACCCCATCGCCAtcgccatggccggcggcgagaagctccttgtccaagagTCCACTGTCCCAGTCGTTTCCAGCGCCACCGACCCGTCACCCCCCGCCGTTCGACTGGCCCACTTCCTCCACCCCCGCGCGGGCGGCGCCCAGCGCCCCCCTCTACCCTCTCCGCCCAGCAACGCCGGCCCTATTCTCGCCGACGGGCTCCAGGTCGAGTTCAAGGGCTGGGCGGAATCTCCAAATCTGTGGACGCGGTGGGTCGCCAAGCTCCGCCCGCGGTGCGAGCCCCTGTGGCGGAAGCTTGGGATCCAGGACGCCGTCCTGGCGACCACCTACCGGGTGCGGCGCGACGAGGGCGCGATGCTTCAGCTCGCCGCCATCTGGTCCGCCGAGACCAACACGTTTGTGTTCCCCTGGGGGGAGGCGACGGTGACGCTGGAGGACGTGGCCGTGCTCGGGGGGCTGCCCTTGCTCGGCAGGCCTGTGCGCGCGTCGCTCAAGGGCGCGCCTCGCGAGGATGTGGAGGCGCTCGAGGGCGTCCGCCGCGCGCTCTACCGGAGCGACAGCCAGAAACCCGACCACCGCGCGTGGGCGATGCCATTCCTCGAGCCCTCGCCAGGAGAGGGGCCCGCAGCGGGCGACGGTGACGCCGCCGGGTTATTAGAGCACGGGGCGTTCCTGGCCATGTGGCTGTCGCTCTTCGTGCTGCCGGCGCCGCCGTTCGACGTGGTCCGGGCGGAGGTCCTCCCTATCGCTGCCCGGCTGGCGCGCGGCAGCTGCGTTGCGCTCGGACCTGCTGCTCTCGCCAGCATCTACAGGGACCTCTCCGCGCTGAACCGCTACATCAATTTGGACAAGAGATACCAGCCGTTCGTGGGGTGGGCGCCGCTGCACATCCTCCAGCTGTGGGTCTTGGCCAGGTTCCCGGAGCTTCGCCCTGAAATGGCAACCACTCTTGACCTCGTTGCTCGTCACCAGCCTTGGGCTGCCCGGTGGCATCGAGTCCACAAGGTAACTGACACCATAGATGTTCACAGAGTGTTCATGTCGCCAAGGGAGTTTGAGTGGAGGCCCTATGGAAGAAGCACCTTTGCTCCGTCTCCCAAGAAGAGTTGCTCTTGGGTTCATGGCCGGGACATGGCAAGAAGTATACAACTGCTATCCTTTGCGCAGTGTCTGCGTGCTTGTGAACTTGTAGGCATGCGCTGCATTGAGCAGTACAATCCTCATCGTGTTGCAAGGCAGCTTGGCTTCGACCAGGACGTGCCTGGGTCTGTTGCCCGTGTCAACTCAGACTGGAAGATTGCTTGGGGAACATACTTTATGGAGCCTAGAAATTTCGCCTTCATCGTTCCACAGTATATGCTGGCTGTGACGTTTGAGTATGCACAATGGTGGAAGCCGTATGCTTTTGGGTGTGATACTTCCATCGACAACAATGTAAATTTGAAAGAATTTCCTGTTTTAGTTAGCCCAAGGGACAAAAACATGGAGGTGCTTCATGATGGTAATTCGGGCAAGAAGCAGCATGTGCAACCAGGGATGTCTCCGCCAGATACTTTCGAG GTTACCGTGGAGCATCTTGCGGAAGGTGCCGAGCCAGCACAAATTGCGAATGATTCGGCCCTGAGATGTGTAAGAAAGGGCACAAAAACAAGAAGTGTGAAACAAGCTTCACCTGATGTGAAGGCAGTCTTGGTGAGTGCAGTTGATGAATCATCTAGGGTGTCGGTCATGGAACAAGGCTTGCCTCGTAAACACCGTAAAGTTGAAGCACCTAATGTCTTCACTAAACAGAATAGCAGCTCAGAACATGGTGAAGTAGCTTTCCGTCACCTTGTCAAGCGAGCAGTAAACACAACCAACAGAAAGGCTATTGGGGCAACTGTAGGTCATGTGCAGCCAAGTGTTGAAGACATCGTGGTGATCCTTGATGGAGAGTTTGACGAATCAGTGGGCAAGGAACATGAGGTGGGTGCAACTGTAGGTCATGTGCAGCCAAGTCTTGAAGACATCATGGTGATCAGTGATGAAGAGTTTGATGATTCAGTTGGCAAGGAACACGAGGTGGGTGCAATGCCGATGGAAGGTAATGAAAAAGCTAATAAAGATGCATCAGCATTAAACCAACAATCAGATACCCTTATGGAAGATTGCATAGTGGTCAACAGGAAGAGCTCAG GAAACAATAAGATGTATTCTAGCAATCCAGTAGATGCAAATCCTGAACTTGGTAAGAGGGTTTCAACTAAAACACTTTACTACCTTAGACCAATTAGGCCCGTGAAAGATGCTCAGGAAAGAGATGCAACTGGAAAGAATACGGATCAAAGAGCTTACCTACCAAGACGTGAAGTTGGGACGAGGGAAATGATTGAAGACGCTTCTGCTGCTCGAGAAGCTGAAAAGGTTGCGTTGCAAAAAGTAATTGATTCTCTGAAGGAAGAGATTGCAGCAGCACAGGCACGGTTGAGGGATAGAAGCCCCTCAAAAAGTTGA
- the LOC123439926 gene encoding uncharacterized protein LOC123439926 isoform X1, with amino-acid sequence MGDMMNAPAPSSKPRTPNRTTNPIAIAMAGGEKLLVQESTVPVVSSATDPSPPAVRLAHFLHPRAGGAQRPPLPSPPSNAGPILADGLQVEFKGWAESPNLWTRWVAKLRPRCEPLWRKLGIQDAVLATTYRVRRDEGAMLQLAAIWSAETNTFVFPWGEATVTLEDVAVLGGLPLLGRPVRASLKGAPREDVEALEGVRRALYRSDSQKPDHRAWAMPFLEPSPGEGPAAGDGDAAGLLEHGAFLAMWLSLFVLPAPPFDVVRAEVLPIAARLARGSCVALGPAALASIYRDLSALNRYINLDKRYQPFVGWAPLHILQLWVLARFPELRPEMATTLDLVARHQPWAARWHRVHKVTDTIDVHRVFMSPREFEWRPYGRSTFAPSPKKSCSWVHGRDMARSIQLLSFAQCLRACELVGMRCIEQYNPHRVARQLGFDQDVPGSVARVNSDWKIAWGTYFMEPRNFAFIVPQYMLAVTFEYAQWWKPYAFGCDTSIDNNVNLKEFPVLVSPRDKNMEVLHDGNSGKKQHVQPGMSPPDTFEVFFSRLNTFEVSQTDIPLVEKLDGLDTIQVTVEHLAEGAEPAQIANDSALRCVRKGTKTRSVKQASPDVKAVLVSAVDESSRVSVMEQGLPRKHRKVEAPNVFTKQNSSSEHGEVAFRHLVKRAVNTTNRKAIGATVGHVQPSVEDIVVILDGEFDESVGKEHEVGATVGHVQPSLEDIMVISDEEFDDSVGKEHEVGAMPMEGNEKANKDASALNQQSDTLMEDCIVVNRKSSGNNKMYSSNPVDANPELGKRVSTKTLYYLRPIRPVKDAQERDATGKNTDQRAYLPRREVGTREMIEDASAAREAEKVALQKVIDSLKEEIAAAQARLRDRSPSKS; translated from the exons ATGGGCGATATGATGAATGCGCCTGCCCCTTCCTCAAAGCCCAGAACCCCAAACCGGACCACCAACCCCATCGCCAtcgccatggccggcggcgagaagctccttgtccaagagTCCACTGTCCCAGTCGTTTCCAGCGCCACCGACCCGTCACCCCCCGCCGTTCGACTGGCCCACTTCCTCCACCCCCGCGCGGGCGGCGCCCAGCGCCCCCCTCTACCCTCTCCGCCCAGCAACGCCGGCCCTATTCTCGCCGACGGGCTCCAGGTCGAGTTCAAGGGCTGGGCGGAATCTCCAAATCTGTGGACGCGGTGGGTCGCCAAGCTCCGCCCGCGGTGCGAGCCCCTGTGGCGGAAGCTTGGGATCCAGGACGCCGTCCTGGCGACCACCTACCGGGTGCGGCGCGACGAGGGCGCGATGCTTCAGCTCGCCGCCATCTGGTCCGCCGAGACCAACACGTTTGTGTTCCCCTGGGGGGAGGCGACGGTGACGCTGGAGGACGTGGCCGTGCTCGGGGGGCTGCCCTTGCTCGGCAGGCCTGTGCGCGCGTCGCTCAAGGGCGCGCCTCGCGAGGATGTGGAGGCGCTCGAGGGCGTCCGCCGCGCGCTCTACCGGAGCGACAGCCAGAAACCCGACCACCGCGCGTGGGCGATGCCATTCCTCGAGCCCTCGCCAGGAGAGGGGCCCGCAGCGGGCGACGGTGACGCCGCCGGGTTATTAGAGCACGGGGCGTTCCTGGCCATGTGGCTGTCGCTCTTCGTGCTGCCGGCGCCGCCGTTCGACGTGGTCCGGGCGGAGGTCCTCCCTATCGCTGCCCGGCTGGCGCGCGGCAGCTGCGTTGCGCTCGGACCTGCTGCTCTCGCCAGCATCTACAGGGACCTCTCCGCGCTGAACCGCTACATCAATTTGGACAAGAGATACCAGCCGTTCGTGGGGTGGGCGCCGCTGCACATCCTCCAGCTGTGGGTCTTGGCCAGGTTCCCGGAGCTTCGCCCTGAAATGGCAACCACTCTTGACCTCGTTGCTCGTCACCAGCCTTGGGCTGCCCGGTGGCATCGAGTCCACAAGGTAACTGACACCATAGATGTTCACAGAGTGTTCATGTCGCCAAGGGAGTTTGAGTGGAGGCCCTATGGAAGAAGCACCTTTGCTCCGTCTCCCAAGAAGAGTTGCTCTTGGGTTCATGGCCGGGACATGGCAAGAAGTATACAACTGCTATCCTTTGCGCAGTGTCTGCGTGCTTGTGAACTTGTAGGCATGCGCTGCATTGAGCAGTACAATCCTCATCGTGTTGCAAGGCAGCTTGGCTTCGACCAGGACGTGCCTGGGTCTGTTGCCCGTGTCAACTCAGACTGGAAGATTGCTTGGGGAACATACTTTATGGAGCCTAGAAATTTCGCCTTCATCGTTCCACAGTATATGCTGGCTGTGACGTTTGAGTATGCACAATGGTGGAAGCCGTATGCTTTTGGGTGTGATACTTCCATCGACAACAATGTAAATTTGAAAGAATTTCCTGTTTTAGTTAGCCCAAGGGACAAAAACATGGAGGTGCTTCATGATGGTAATTCGGGCAAGAAGCAGCATGTGCAACCAGGGATGTCTCCGCCAGATACTTTCGAGGTATTTTTTTCGAGATTAAATACTTTCGAGGTTTCACAGACTGATATCCCTCTTGTTGAAAAACTCGATGGCCTGGACACTATTCAGGTTACCGTGGAGCATCTTGCGGAAGGTGCCGAGCCAGCACAAATTGCGAATGATTCGGCCCTGAGATGTGTAAGAAAGGGCACAAAAACAAGAAGTGTGAAACAAGCTTCACCTGATGTGAAGGCAGTCTTGGTGAGTGCAGTTGATGAATCATCTAGGGTGTCGGTCATGGAACAAGGCTTGCCTCGTAAACACCGTAAAGTTGAAGCACCTAATGTCTTCACTAAACAGAATAGCAGCTCAGAACATGGTGAAGTAGCTTTCCGTCACCTTGTCAAGCGAGCAGTAAACACAACCAACAGAAAGGCTATTGGGGCAACTGTAGGTCATGTGCAGCCAAGTGTTGAAGACATCGTGGTGATCCTTGATGGAGAGTTTGACGAATCAGTGGGCAAGGAACATGAGGTGGGTGCAACTGTAGGTCATGTGCAGCCAAGTCTTGAAGACATCATGGTGATCAGTGATGAAGAGTTTGATGATTCAGTTGGCAAGGAACACGAGGTGGGTGCAATGCCGATGGAAGGTAATGAAAAAGCTAATAAAGATGCATCAGCATTAAACCAACAATCAGATACCCTTATGGAAGATTGCATAGTGGTCAACAGGAAGAGCTCAG GAAACAATAAGATGTATTCTAGCAATCCAGTAGATGCAAATCCTGAACTTGGTAAGAGGGTTTCAACTAAAACACTTTACTACCTTAGACCAATTAGGCCCGTGAAAGATGCTCAGGAAAGAGATGCAACTGGAAAGAATACGGATCAAAGAGCTTACCTACCAAGACGTGAAGTTGGGACGAGGGAAATGATTGAAGACGCTTCTGCTGCTCGAGAAGCTGAAAAGGTTGCGTTGCAAAAAGTAATTGATTCTCTGAAGGAAGAGATTGCAGCAGCACAGGCACGGTTGAGGGATAGAAGCCCCTCAAAAAGTTGA